One segment of Tenrec ecaudatus isolate mTenEca1 chromosome 1, mTenEca1.hap1, whole genome shotgun sequence DNA contains the following:
- the LOC142451125 gene encoding olfactory receptor 7A17-like, whose protein sequence is MEPRNKTRASEFILLGLSEEAELQPLLFWIFLFMYLVTFIGNLLIILAIITDSHLHTPMYFFLSNLSFADICFTSTTIPQMLLNIKTQSKVITYEGCLSQMYFFMLFGGLDNFLLTVMAYDRFVAICHPLHYMVIMNPRLCGLFLLGSFLLSALDSLLQDLMVLRLSFCTQLEIPHFFCELNQVIQLACSDTFLNVLIMYIASVFLILTPLMFIILSYSKIVSSILRLSSTEGKYKAFSTCGSHVSVVVLFYCTFLGVYLSSADNQNSKESAVASVMYTVIIPMLNPFIYSLRNKDMKQAFKKFFS, encoded by the coding sequence ATggaaccgagaaacaaaacacgTGCTTCAGAATTTATCCTCCTGGGACTTTCAGAAGAGGCTGAACTGCAGCCCCTCCTCTTTTGGATTTTCCTGTTCATGTACCTGGTCACCTTCATTGGGAATCttctcatcatcctggccatTATCACTgactcccacctccacacacccatgtacttcttcctctctaATCTTTCTTTTGCAGACATCTGTTTTACCTCAACTACCATCCCACAGATGCTACTAAATATCAAGACGCAAAGCAAAGTCATAACCTACGAAGGGTGCCTCAGCCAGATGTATTTTTTCATGCTTTTTGGAGGGTTGGACAACTTTCTCCTGACAGTGATGGCCTACGACCGATTCGTGGCCATCTGTCACCCTCTACACTACATGGTCATCATGAACCCCAGACTCTGTGGCCTTTTCCTTCTGGGGTCATTTTTATTGAGTGCCTTGGACTCATTATTACAAGACTTAATGGTTTTGAGACTGTCTTTTTGTACACAGTTGGAAATACCTCACTTTTTCTGTGAACTTAACCAAGTAATCCAACTTGCTTGTTCTGACACCTTCCTTAATGTCCTAATAATGTATATTGCTAGTGTGTTTCTGATCTTAACCCCACTCATGTTCATAATATTGTCATACTCTAAGATTGTATCTTCTATTTTGAGACTTTCATCAACTGAGGGGAAATATAAAGCATTTTCTACTTGTGGGTCTCATGTCTCTGTAGTTGTCTTATTCTATTGCACGTTTCTTGGGGTGTATCTTAGTTCTGCTGACAACCAAAATTCCAAAGAAAGTGCAGTAGCCTCAGTGATGTACACTGTGATCATTCCCATGTTAAACCCATTTATCTACAGTCTTAGGAATAAGGATATGAAACAGGCCTTTAAAAAGTTCTTCAGTTGA
- the LOC142432227 gene encoding olfactory receptor 7A10-like yields MESRNYTRVSEFFLLGLSDEAELQPLLFGLFLSMYMVTFIGNLLIILVTLTDSHLHTPMYFFLSNLSFADICFTSTTVPKMLLNIQMQSKDITYEGCLSQMYFFMLFGLLDNFLLTVMAYDRFAAICHPLHYTVIMNPKFCGLLLLACWLLAFLDSLLHDLIVWQLSFCSELKILHFFCELNQVVQLACSDTFLIDVVMYLATAILVIIPPTGIFYSYSKIVSSILRISSASGKYKAFSTCGSHLSVVSLFYGTSFGVYLSSAITQNSRASAIASVMYTVVTPMLNPFIYSLRNKDIKQAVKKFFN; encoded by the coding sequence ATGGAATCAAGGAACTACACACGTGTTTCAGAATTTTTCCTGCTGGGACTGTCAGATGAGGCGGAACTGCAGCCTCTCCTCTTTGGCCTGTTCCTGTCCATGTACATGGTCACTTTCATTGGAAACCTTTTGATAATCTTGgtcactctcactgactcacacCTCCACacgcccatgtacttcttcctctccaacctctccttCGCAGACATCTGTTTCACTTCCACCACTGTCCCAAAGATGCTGCTGAACATCCAGATGCAGAGCAAAGACATAACCTATGAAGGATGCCTCAGCCAGATGTACTTTTTCATGCTTTTTGGATTATTAGACAACTTTCTTTTGACAGTGATGGCCTATGACAGATTTGCGGCCATCTGTCACCCCCTCCACTATACTGTCATCATGAATCCGAAGTTCTGTGGCCTCCTACTCCTGGCATGCTGGTTATTGGCTTTTCTGGACTCTCTATTACATGATTTGATAGTTTGGCAACTGTCTTTTTGCTCAGAGTTGAAAATCCTCCACTTTTTCTGTGAACTTAATCAGGTAGTCCAGCTTGCTTGTTCTGACACCTTCCTCATTGACGTAGTGATGTATTTGGCAACTGCAATTCTGGTTATTATTCCACCCACTGGTATCTTTTATTCTTATTCAAAGATTGTATCTTCCATCTTGAGAATTTCATCAGCTAGTGGCAagtataaagccttttccacttgTGGGTCACACCTCTCCGTCGTTTCCTTGTTCTATGGTACTAGCTTCGGAGTATATCTTAGTTCCGCCATTACCCAAAACTCCAGAGCCAGTGCAATCGCCTCAGTGATGTACACTGTCGTCACACCCATGCTGAATCCCTTTATCTACAGTCTAAGAAACAAGGACATAAAACAAGCCGTAAAAAAGTTTTTCAACTGA